From the Astatotilapia calliptera chromosome 6, fAstCal1.2, whole genome shotgun sequence genome, one window contains:
- the hand2 gene encoding heart- and neural crest derivatives-expressed protein 2 yields MSLVSGFPHHPVMHHHDSHHYSLHAAAAGRCHEDTGAPPYFTSWLISHADMSPTEYSLAPGYSPEYHGNSGSGSTVGLDPHHHHYYGPGGLVPGPGTISMNGTTVGMHHHHHTHPRTVKRRPTANRKERRRTQSINSAFAELRECIPNVPADTKLSKIKTLRLATSYISYLMDILDKDEQHGDTQAFKAELKKTEAREERRKREAVEISKTSSSNSSSSSSSAGDKKSKGRTGWPQHVWALELKQ; encoded by the exons ATGAGTCTTGTCTCGGGCTTCCCTCACCACCCGGTCATGCACCATCACGACAGCCACCACTATTCGCTGCATGCGGCGGCGGCCGGTCGGTGTCATGAAGACACCGGTGCTCCACCGTACTTCACAAGCTGGTTGATAAGTCACGCGGATATGTCACCTACAGAGTATAGCCTTGCGCCCGGCTACAGCCCGGAGTACCATGGCAACAGCGGCAGTGGGTCAACCGTCGGACTGGACCCACACCATCACCACTACTATGGCCCTGGAGGGTTAGTTCCAGGACCCGGCACCATCTCGATGAACGGAACCACGGTCGGTATgcaccatcatcaccacactcATCCTCGGACCGTGAAGCGAAGACCAACGGCCAATCGCAAGGAAAGGCGGCGGACCCAGAGCATTAACTCAGCTTTCGCGGAGCTGAGGGAATGTATCCCTAACGTCCCGGCCGACACCAAGCTGTCCAAGATCAAGACGCTGCGCTTGGCCACCAGCTACATCTCTTACTTAATGGACATCCTAGACAAGGACGAACAACACGGAGACACCCAGGCTTTCAAGGCCGAGCTAAAAAAGACGGAGGCTCGGGAAGAACGGCGGAAAAGAGAGGCG GTGGAGATCTCGAAGACTTCGTCCTCCAACTCCTCGTCGTCCTCCTCGTCAGCGGGCGATAAGAAAAGTAAGGGGCGGACGGGATGGCCTCAGCATGTCTGGGCTCTGGAACTGAAGCAGTAG